ATCCCGCGTGTCGCGGTGTGTCTTGCCGGGGGGAATTGTACCCATTCTGCAGACAAACGGCGAACTGATGAGGAGTTACGGCCATGGAAGCGATTCAATATGACAATGACGGAAGTTTCAGACCGGCGGAACCCGCCCCCGCCCGGTTGATGAAGGGAGCGGAAATTGCGGTCCGCACTCTCGAACAGCTTGGTGTGGAAACGGTTTTCGCCTATCCGGGCGGTTCGGCGATCGAGTTTCACCAGGCGCTGGCGGATTCATCAATCCGGGTGGTCCTGCCGCGCCACGAACAGGGCGGCGCTTTCGCCGCGAACGGCTATGCGCGCGCTTCGGGCCGTGTCGGCGTCTGCATGGCGACGAGCGGTCCCGGCGCGACGAATCTGCTGACCGGCGTCGCCGATGCCTATATGGACTCCATTCCGATGGTGATCATCACCGGGCAGGTCGAAAGCGGCCTGATCGGAAAGAATGCGTTTCAGGAGACCGACATCATCGGCATGTCTCGCCCGATCGTGAAGCACAGCCGCCTGGTGCTTCATGCCGGAGAGATCGCGCCGGTCCTGGTCGAGGCGTTCCGCCTGGCGCGCTGCGGCCGCCCCGGACCGGTCTGGATCGATATCCCGAAAGACATTCAGCAGCAGATATCCGCATTCCGGTTCGACGATCATCCGGAACCGCGCCGGGAGAAGCTGCCTCCGCCGGTCGCTGCGGAACGAATCGCGGAGATCCGCGAGGCGATCCGCCGTTCGGAACGCCCCTGCATCGTGGCCGGGGGCGGAGTCATCGCGGCCGGCGCGTCGGAGGAGTTGTTCCGGTTCGCCGATTCATACCGGATTCCGGTGGCAACGACTCTGATGGGAATCGGCTCGTTTCCGGAGACGCACCCGCTTTCGCTGAAGTGGCTCGGCATGCACGGTTCGTATTACGCGAATTACGCGGTGAACGAATGCGACCTGCTGCTGGTGCTCGGCGCACGGTTCGCGGACCGTTCGACCGGCCGCGCGGACCGGTTTGCTGAACACGCTTTCATCGTCCATATCGATATCGACGAGTCGGAGATCAATAAGAATGTCCGTGCCGGCCTCGGCCTTGCCGCCGATGTGAAGGAGGCGCTTGCGCTGTTGAACCGGGAGCCGTTCGACACCGGCTGCAGCGCGTGGCTGGAGACGATCGCCGGCTGGAAGCGGGAGCAGCCGTTCCGATACCGGCGCGAACCCGGCAGACTGAAAGGCCAGCAGGTCGTCGAGGCGCTTTCGCGGCTCTGCGGGGAGGAGGCGATCTTCGTCCCCGGCGTGGGGCAGCATCAGATGTGGACGGCGCAGTTCGGCACTTATACGCGGCCGCGCCGGCTGCTGACCTCGGGCGGACTCGGCGCCATGGGCTTCGGGCTCCCGGCCGCCGTGGGGGCGAAGCTCGCCCTGCCGGAGGCGACGGTCGTCAACATCGACGGCGACGGCTCGTTCCAGATGAACATTCAGGAGCTCGGGACGGTTTCCACCGAGGGGATCGGCATAAAAATGGTGATTCTGAACAACCAGCATCTCGGGATGGTCGCCCAGCTGGAAGACCGTTTTTTCGGCAGCCGCCGCGGCAATACGGATTTGCGTGTCGGCGGAGGGCGGCCGTTTCCGGACTTCGTCGGCATCGCACGCTCTTACGGGATTCCGGGGCGCGACGTGTACGATGCGGCGGAGCTTGAGGACGCGATCCGCGAGATGCTCGAGACGCCGGGGCCGTTTCTGCTCGACTGCCACACCGTCTATCAGGACCACGTGCTGCCGATGATTCCGGGCGGAAAAACCTGTCGCGACATCATGACCGAGTGACGTCCGGCGCGGCGCGGCGTTCGGCGAGCCGGGTGACGGCCGCCGCGCCGCAGAAGACCGGAGCGGCGCACGGTGCGCTGTTCCGGACGATTTCGCCCCGGGGGTCGAGGGTTTCCGTGACGATGCGCACCACAGGCAGATAGTCGTCGTTGCAGGCTTCGCAATGCAGGATCTCCGTTTCGAGGAACGGATTCCCCGTGCGGAGCGGCAGCTCCGTCAGCACGCCGAACTCCCCGGATTCAAGTTGTTTCCGGAACGCTTTGAGGTCGGGGGGCAAATTGAGCTGCCGCAGGGAGAAGAAACGGACGAACGGACGGCCGCAGCGGCAGACCGGCGCGGACTTGAGCGTGTTCCAGACCATCGCCGCCGGAGTCAGGATCAGGACGCCCGCTTCGGCGGCCCAGAACAGATACCACTCCCAGGCGCTGACGACCCGGTCCCCCATGGCGCGGAAGCCGTCTTCCGCCACAAAGCGCATCACCCGCGACAGCCTCAGGGGATCGAAGATAAGCCCGAGGCTCCAGAATTCATTCAGAATCCAGACCCAGCCGACCCAGCTGAGGTAGACCGACCAGGCGCCGAGCGCCAGCGCCGCGATCCGGAGGCCGATGGGCGACCGGCAGCGGCAGGACCGGGCGATGACGGAGATCCCTCCGCCGTTCAGGGCGGCGAGAACGAAGAGGGCGAGAAGGCCGACCGCCGCCCAGGGCAGTTCATAACTCGCCAGCGCATAGAGAAAGCTGCCGGCCGGCAGGACGAGCAGCATCCACAGCAGAAGGCCGATGAAGCATTTTTTGCCGAATGGACCGCGTGACGGCCGGAACGGTTCCCCGCCGGAATGGCGCGTCTCCGGTGCAACGGGCAGCGGCGGGAGCTCGTCAGCCGCTCCTCCCGCATTGCGGGCGATTCCGGCTTTCAGGCGGTCGACCGCGTCGACGAGCTTCTGCCATTCGGGGGAGGGGCCCGGTTCGTCGAGCCCGCGCTTCGCCGCCAGGACGGAGGGCAGGACCAGAAACGGCCAGAGCAGGTTGGCCGTCAGGAGATTTCTCCGCAGATGGCGCTTCAAGGCCCGTCTGACGCATGCCGGACATCCGGCGATGCGGTATTTATTCCACTCGACTGCACAGAGCAGAAAGACGCATCCGGTCACATGCCGCACCTTGACGCCGCCGCAGGCGCGGCCGCAGCAGGGGCAGAGATCGGCGCTTTCACTCCGGGGTTCCGGCTGTTCCTCCAAGGTCGTCTTCTCCCGTTCGGTTGATCTCGTATCGCATAAGATAGCCCGTGCTTCCGGGTTTTGCAAGCCGGAGCGGGTCAGACGGCGCCGGGATACACATATTCTCCTTTCGGGAAGACGGCCGGGACGAGCGCGAGAAAGACCGCAGCGAACAGGAGTCCGCAGCAGTAGAGCAGAAGCAGACTCTGGTAACGGCTGACCGTCATCGTTCCGAGCATCCACTCCGGCGCGAGCATTTCTCCGCCGAGCAGCAGCGAGGTGACGAATCGCGACAGCCCGGAGCCGCCGCAGGAGAACGCTCCGGAGAGCGCCATCGCCATGACCTTGTTGCCGGGGGAGGCGAGCGCCATCATTTCTGCCGAAGCCGCGATTGAGACGGCGGCGATGCCGAGACTGTACAGGAAGAGCAGGCCCGCGATGACCGGACAGGCCGCCGCGCCGCCGTGGCCGATGAAGAAGAGCATGAAATTGACGGCGAAGAAAAGCGCGTGAAAGAGCGGATAGAATCTCCGGGGACCGGCCAGGCGAAGCAGCTTCCCCGCGCAGAGATAGCCTGCCAGCATGCCGGAGAGGGCGGCGCCGGAAATGAAAACGATGACGTTGTCCGGCGCGCCGAGCTGGTTTTTCAGGCAGAGGATCATCAGCGGAACCGTCCCGAAGGCGGCGAGATTCAGGACGAAGAGATAGGTCGAAAAACCGGTCAGTGCCTTGTTGCCGATTGCGCGGGCCAGGCCGGTGCGGAATCCGGCCGTGCCGCGTTCGGGAATTCGGAAATCCGGAATCCGGGCGATGGCGGCGGCGCGGCCGGTGAAGATGATCGCAGCGAGGAAAAGGACGCCCTGCAGTGTTCCGGCCGACGGCTGCCCGCCGATTGCGGCTCCGACCGCGAAGAGGAAGAGCGTCGCGGTCAGCTGGTGGCAGAAGCGCATGTTGCAGAAGAAGCCGGTGCGCCGTTCCCGGGTCAGAAAGGTGTCGAGCAGCGGGAACCAGCCGGCGATGAATCCGGTCAGCGACAGCGCGAAGCAGAGGATCGCCGTGATGAGGACCGTCACGCTCCAGGCGCCGAACCACGGGGCCGAGGCCGCTGCGAAATAGGACGCAGACGCCAGGATGCAGGCCGTCAGGATCACGCGCTTTTCTCCGGCCGCCGCGACGAGCGCGGCCATCGGAATCAGGCAGCAGCCGTTCAGCAGCGGCAGGACGGAGGTGGTGAGCATCGAAAGGGTGTCGCCCGCGCCGAGCATTCCGGCGAAGAGGATGACGACCGCGCTGTCGGTCAGCGTGACTTCGCCGAGAAAGCCGCAGCAGGAGGAGACGACGGCGGCACGTTCCGCCTTGCGCCGCAGCGCGGGAGTCGGTTCGGCCGGAGCGGACAGGGGCGCGGCGACCGACTCCGCCTTGCAGTTGATTGCAAACCAGTGCATGACAGGGCTCCGGAATAAGGATTGCTTTGCCTTATATATTACCGGAGAGTGCGCCGGAAGTCAATTTGCGTTTCGCGGTTCGGGCCGGATAAAAATGTGAATGCCGTCACATTTCCGGCCGGTGCCCTTTGCTGAAAATTCATGCGGTTCATCGCGGCGAATCGTGAAAGAGATCGCGGGGAGGGACAGGAAGGGAGCCATGCACGCATTCGGAACCGGAGCCGGTCTTCCGCAGAAGAAAGCCTGTTATTGTTCCCTGTGCTTACGGTGGCGGGGCAGAAACATATTCCGGGCACTCCGGGGCCGCTCTGAAGTGAATATATTCCCAGGTTCGCCCATCTCGCACAATTTTCTCGACCGGCTTGCGCCGCATCGGGAACGGCTCCGGAGGCCCCGGGGGGGAACAACGCCGGACCGATTCCGTAATTTCCTTCCGGCGGGGAAGTTTCGTTCCCCGCCTGATCTGTTTCGTCAACGGATGCGGAGGATGACCGGATAGTCGCGGAGAATCATGTTTTTCAGCCGATAGCCTTCGCCTTCCTGTTCGAACCGGACCGGATGAACGGTTCCGGAAAGCGTATCGACCGCTTCCATATGCCGCAGCTTTGGTCCGGAAACGATGAGATCGACGGCTTTGCCGGTGTTGCCGTCCCGCATTTTGACGGCGGCCCAGTAGGGGATGATGTATTCACCCGAATCGTTGCGCAGGACTCGGCCGACGAAGGCGTCCGTTTCTCCGTCCACCCGGAATGAGAGCTCTTCGCTCGGCCGGCAGGAGTTGTCGAGGACGGCTGCAACATTGCGGAGTGCGTACCATGCCTCCTTGCGTTGTCCGTCCGGCAGGATGAGTCCCCATTGATATTCGCCGGTTTTCACCGGTTCGAGCGACCACCAGCAGGTCGGGCCGATTCCGTAAAAGAGGTGATAGGTGTAGAGCCTTGCCAGGAATTTCGCCTGGGATTTGGCCGAGACGTAATAGGAGCCGCCCGCGGGATTGTCTCCGGTGTTGACGCCGGTTTCGCTGACGTTGATTTCGAGCCGCGGATTGTATTTCCCGAGCAGCTTTCGAAAGGCGGTGATCTGTTCGCCGTAATCGCGGTATGGCTCCGTGTACGAACGTTTTCCGTCTTTGCTGACGGCCCCGGCCGCTTCCGGAAATGTGTCCCGGCCCCGGAGCTCCTTGTAGATATGGACGCCGATCCGGTCCACTTTGCCGGCCAGTCCGGCGGCCAGAACCGCCTCCGTCCAGCCGAAGTCGAACAGAGCCGTTTCAATCTCAATCGGTGTCTGCGGGTCGAGTTGCCGGACCCGTTCCGCCGCCGCGCCGACCAGCGCCACATAGTATTCCCGATAACCGGGAAGATCGTCCGGAGAGACGGTGTCGCCGTAAAAATTCTGCTCGTTGGCCAGGGACCAGACGGCGACTTTTCCCCGGAGTTCCCCGACAACGGCCGCAACCGCTTCGACATATTCCCGTACGACACGTTCCGGTGCGGCCCGGTATTCGCCGAACGAAGGCAATTGAAGGAAACGGTAGATCAATTTGACTCCGTTCTTTTGCAGATACTCCGCATTTGGAATTTCCGCGCGGGTGCAGGGCGGCTTTCCGGTTCGGTGTCGTGAAAGGAAGGAGTTATTGGATACAAACAGCCATTGCGCACCGCTGTCGAAGATGTCGTCATAGAATTTCCGATAATCAAATGTGCCGCTTCCGAGCGGATTACCGGCCGTGGCCGTACCGCCGCGGCCGGCTGCCGCATAATTGACGCCGTCCGTACCGAAAGCTTCGACCTCCCGCAGCTGAAAATAGTATCGGCGTTCCCCTTCCGCACGAAGCCGGGTCGCAATGACCTTCACGAATTTTACCGGGATCGGTTCGAAATCGAATGCGAAGGAATCTTTGCCCGCGGGCAGCGCCTGACAATTTTCCATCTCCGCGACCCGGGTCCAGCTGCTGCCGTCATTGCTGCAGAGAATGTGGAAATCGACGGGGAATCCGTCAAGATTGCTGCCGTGGCGCGGCTTCAGGGCAATCCGGCTGATCCGTTCGTGTTTTTTCAGTTCGATCATACACCACTCTTCGACTTCGGGGGAGTAGTGCATGGCGGAGGAGTAGACGGTGTTGTGGACATCGGCGAGCTCTTCGCCGTCGTTCAGCCAGCAGGCGGACCAGAGAGCTCCCTTGGTTTCAGGAGTATTGGCAAAGAATTCGTTGCCGCAGATGGCTGCGCCGAAGATATTTCCGGCAGGGATTTCCCGTGAGGTGCGCGCCCGGAGCCCGGCGACCGGGCCCGTGAAGCCGAGCTGGTTGGGCAGCTTCGACGTCACGGCGGGGGGAGGCTGCGGAATGCCGGTGAGCGTGGTTTCCCGATATGCGTCATCGTCCTGTCCCGCGGTGGCTGAGGCCATGCCGACATATTCCGCGGACAGCATCTCTTCGCCGTCCGCCGGTAGCAGACGGATCGACTTGACCTGTATCCTGATGCCGTTTGACGCGGCCGGATCGAACCGCAGCCGTGCGACGGTTCCGGTCCAGAGCGGATTGTTGCGGCAGTCAATCCGGTAAACTTGGAATTCCGTGGAGGGCTCCACTTGGAACGGCAGACTGTTCTGCTGCGAAAAAACCTCTGTCGGAGCGGCGAAAAACAGCTCCCCGACCGTTTTGCGGTCGGCACGCATCACGATTTCACAGATCGGGAACTGCGCGGCGGAGAACATGACGTCCGGAGAGACGATGGAGCTGTCGCGGCCGCTGACAAATGATATCGCATCAGCGGTGAATCGGGTTTGATTCATATCTCGCGGGCTCCAGCCGGAAAGACGGCCGGAGCCTCCGAAGTTCCAGGCCGGTCCGGTTTCGGCGGCGGCAAGCGCCGCCGGAAAAACGGAAATGATGCAAATCAAAGAAAACAGGAACAATACGTACGGTCGATTCATCTTTCTCAGCTCCTACAGTGTGTCGAGTTTCGGCAGAATAACCTGGGTCCGATAGTAATAAGCGTTTCCGCCGATGATCGGATGATCCTTGTCGTCGAATGAGTTCCAGCTGTGGTTCCGGACGTCGCCGGAAACGTGCAGGACCGGCAGACTGCCGTTGTGGAGCCCATCGGGGTAGAGGAAGCCATAGGAACCGGCGCAGAGGCACCAGGAAAGTGCGCTGCGGCTGGCAAGACGGCTGAGCGGCCGGTCGAATTTGAGCCCATATGCATTGACTGAATAATTATCGCGGATAAAGCCGTAATGCGCCTGGTAGGAGTTATTTGCGCTGTCGGTGTTCCAGGGGATGAGAGGAGCGGCATTGTCGCAGTAGAGCACTTTGGGCCGATTGATGATAATTCCGCCGGTGATCCGAACCAATGGAGCTCCCAGGTAACCATTGGCGGCAATGAGCCCCAGCCCCGCATATCGGGTGAACATCAGATATTTCCCTTCGAAACGGCCGCCGTTTCCTGGTTCGACCGTTTCCGAGGCAGCCGGCATGTTGCCTCTGTTGTCATCGGTGTACATGAATACTCCGAGACCGATCTGCTTGAGATTGCCGATGCACGTCGAAGTCCGGGCGGCCGCTCGTGCACGCTGCAGTGCCGGCAGCAGCATCGCCGCGAGGATTGCGATGATCGCAATGACGACGAGCAGTTCGATCAGGGTGAAGCGGGTTCTTTTCATTTCTGTCCTTTCCGCGGAGCAAAGTATGCCCGCTTACCGTTGGTTGCGTTTGAAATATTTGAGCAGCACCTTTTTGCGGGCGGTATCCGTCTGGGCCGGTTCGTTGTCCTGCGGATTCTCGGTGTGTTCGACGCTCCAGCCGTTCCATTCGCGGAAGGCGTGGTAGGTCCAGTCCCAGCCGTACTCCTCGAAGAGTGAGATGCAGTCCTCTAAATAGCGTTCCGCGCCGGGGGCCCACCGGACCGCCGAGAATTCGCCGACGTAGATTCGCGCTCCGTAACGCTGCTGGAAGTCGCGCACCGGTCGCAGATGTTCGATCAGCGCCTGCCGGTTGCAGGCGGAGTCTGGATAGCTCGCCATGCCGTCTTTTCCCGCGACTCCCCAATTGTTGTTTACTCCCTGGTGCGTATACCCGCCCGGCCAATACATATGAAGCTGATAGATGATGTTGTCCAGCGGCAGGGGGGACAGGTAGCGGAACGCCTGCGGCGAGCACCAGTCGTTTGATTCGACGATGATGGGGGTTGCCGGATCGATCCTGCGAATTTCCTCCGCCGCAAGTTTTTGCGCCGTCAGGTAGTCAATGCGGCAGGGGCGTGACTGCATCGGTTCGTTGACGAGATCGTAGGCCCACAATGCCGGTTTGTCTTTCAGCCGGGAGGCGATTTTTCTCCAGGTTTTCAGAAAGGCATCGAAATGTTCCGGGCTGTCAAGCATTCCGAGGTCGGGCGAACGGCCTCCGGGCGGAGAATGGAGGTCGACAATCACCCGCAGCCCGAGCTTTTCCGCACGATCCAGAACCTGCTCCAGTTCAATCAGTTTGGCATCCACCCACCGGAGATATTCCGCGACATCCCGGTCTGTGTCGTTTTGGCCCCAGTTCCGGACAAGCTGCCAGCGGATCAGGGCGGCTCCCCATGAGCGAAGCTCTTCCAGGTCGCCTTCCCGCAAAGCAGCCGGAGACATGGCTCCCCGCAGCGGCGGA
The Victivallis lenta DNA segment above includes these coding regions:
- a CDS encoding DUF1559 domain-containing protein, whose protein sequence is MKRTRFTLIELLVVIAIIAILAAMLLPALQRARAAARTSTCIGNLKQIGLGVFMYTDDNRGNMPAASETVEPGNGGRFEGKYLMFTRYAGLGLIAANGYLGAPLVRITGGIIINRPKVLYCDNAAPLIPWNTDSANNSYQAHYGFIRDNYSVNAYGLKFDRPLSRLASRSALSWCLCAGSYGFLYPDGLHNGSLPVLHVSGDVRNHSWNSFDDKDHPIIGGNAYYYRTQVILPKLDTL
- a CDS encoding glycoside hydrolase family 5 protein is translated as MNQICRIFFCAAIFVLAAAVSAETCHQIDLGKGGSWNWIDSASVRNENGFDVLAIDVPASLRPQSVRHAVSMPFDVAAYRGRSLRLTVECRAENVSVPRHAWNGVKFLLHYRKDGRDVWRSPSGLRGTFGWKKLEISFLVPEGATGGKLMLGLEESSGRVEFRNLQTTVKDISEIFPPQKLPNNYRVQYSEQVKSIPPLRGAMSPAALREGDLEELRSWGAALIRWQLVRNWGQNDTDRDVAEYLRWVDAKLIELEQVLDRAEKLGLRVIVDLHSPPGGRSPDLGMLDSPEHFDAFLKTWRKIASRLKDKPALWAYDLVNEPMQSRPCRIDYLTAQKLAAEEIRRIDPATPIIVESNDWCSPQAFRYLSPLPLDNIIYQLHMYWPGGYTHQGVNNNWGVAGKDGMASYPDSACNRQALIEHLRPVRDFQQRYGARIYVGEFSAVRWAPGAERYLEDCISLFEEYGWDWTYHAFREWNGWSVEHTENPQDNEPAQTDTARKKVLLKYFKRNQR
- the ilvB gene encoding biosynthetic-type acetolactate synthase large subunit — protein: MEAIQYDNDGSFRPAEPAPARLMKGAEIAVRTLEQLGVETVFAYPGGSAIEFHQALADSSIRVVLPRHEQGGAFAANGYARASGRVGVCMATSGPGATNLLTGVADAYMDSIPMVIITGQVESGLIGKNAFQETDIIGMSRPIVKHSRLVLHAGEIAPVLVEAFRLARCGRPGPVWIDIPKDIQQQISAFRFDDHPEPRREKLPPPVAAERIAEIREAIRRSERPCIVAGGGVIAAGASEELFRFADSYRIPVATTLMGIGSFPETHPLSLKWLGMHGSYYANYAVNECDLLLVLGARFADRSTGRADRFAEHAFIVHIDIDESEINKNVRAGLGLAADVKEALALLNREPFDTGCSAWLETIAGWKREQPFRYRREPGRLKGQQVVEALSRLCGEEAIFVPGVGQHQMWTAQFGTYTRPRRLLTSGGLGAMGFGLPAAVGAKLALPEATVVNIDGDGSFQMNIQELGTVSTEGIGIKMVILNNQHLGMVAQLEDRFFGSRRGNTDLRVGGGRPFPDFVGIARSYGIPGRDVYDAAELEDAIREMLETPGPFLLDCHTVYQDHVLPMIPGGKTCRDIMTE
- a CDS encoding discoidin domain-containing protein, producing the protein MNQTRFTADAISFVSGRDSSIVSPDVMFSAAQFPICEIVMRADRKTVGELFFAAPTEVFSQQNSLPFQVEPSTEFQVYRIDCRNNPLWTGTVARLRFDPAASNGIRIQVKSIRLLPADGEEMLSAEYVGMASATAGQDDDAYRETTLTGIPQPPPAVTSKLPNQLGFTGPVAGLRARTSREIPAGNIFGAAICGNEFFANTPETKGALWSACWLNDGEELADVHNTVYSSAMHYSPEVEEWCMIELKKHERISRIALKPRHGSNLDGFPVDFHILCSNDGSSWTRVAEMENCQALPAGKDSFAFDFEPIPVKFVKVIATRLRAEGERRYYFQLREVEAFGTDGVNYAAAGRGGTATAGNPLGSGTFDYRKFYDDIFDSGAQWLFVSNNSFLSRHRTGKPPCTRAEIPNAEYLQKNGVKLIYRFLQLPSFGEYRAAPERVVREYVEAVAAVVGELRGKVAVWSLANEQNFYGDTVSPDDLPGYREYYVALVGAAAERVRQLDPQTPIEIETALFDFGWTEAVLAAGLAGKVDRIGVHIYKELRGRDTFPEAAGAVSKDGKRSYTEPYRDYGEQITAFRKLLGKYNPRLEINVSETGVNTGDNPAGGSYYVSAKSQAKFLARLYTYHLFYGIGPTCWWSLEPVKTGEYQWGLILPDGQRKEAWYALRNVAAVLDNSCRPSEELSFRVDGETDAFVGRVLRNDSGEYIIPYWAAVKMRDGNTGKAVDLIVSGPKLRHMEAVDTLSGTVHPVRFEQEGEGYRLKNMILRDYPVILRIR